A genomic segment from Halomonas sp. GD1P12 encodes:
- a CDS encoding baseplate J/gp47 family protein → MNTPIDLSRLPAPAVIEPLDYETIFTELAADLTSRDPDLADTLTLESEPLTKLLEVAAYRELLLRQRINEAAKSVMLAYAQGDDLEHLAALFDVERLQIDPGAPNATPPVPPTFERNNALRRRVLLSLDGLSTAGPERAYIYHALSASGDVKDADAFSEAPGEVTVVVLSHMENGMAPAELLATVNAAVNATETRPLTDNPTAISAEIIDYAIHATLHILPGPEAAVVRENAMAAVTAYAEDQHRIGAQVTLSGVYAALHQPGVQRVELFSPLATITTTRKQAPYCAGIELTSEVANG, encoded by the coding sequence ATGAACACGCCCATCGATCTTTCAAGGCTCCCCGCCCCGGCGGTGATCGAGCCGCTCGACTACGAAACCATTTTCACCGAGCTCGCCGCCGACCTGACCAGCCGCGACCCCGATCTCGCCGACACGCTCACCCTCGAAAGCGAGCCGCTCACCAAGCTGCTCGAGGTCGCCGCGTACCGCGAGCTGCTCCTACGCCAGCGCATCAACGAAGCCGCAAAGTCAGTAATGCTCGCCTATGCCCAGGGCGATGACCTCGAACACCTCGCCGCACTGTTCGACGTCGAGCGTTTGCAGATCGACCCCGGCGCCCCGAACGCCACCCCGCCGGTACCGCCCACGTTCGAACGCAACAATGCCCTGCGCCGCCGCGTGCTGCTCTCACTCGATGGGCTCAGTACCGCTGGCCCGGAACGCGCCTACATCTACCACGCACTCAGTGCCAGCGGGGATGTGAAAGACGCCGATGCTTTCAGCGAAGCGCCCGGCGAAGTGACCGTGGTCGTGCTTTCGCACATGGAAAACGGCATGGCCCCGGCCGAGCTCCTGGCCACCGTCAACGCCGCGGTGAACGCCACCGAAACCCGCCCGCTGACCGACAACCCCACCGCGATCAGCGCAGAGATCATCGACTACGCCATTCACGCCACGCTGCACATACTCCCCGGCCCGGAAGCCGCCGTCGTGCGCGAAAACGCCATGGCCGCGGTCACGGCCTACGCCGAGGATCAGCACCGCATCGGCGCCCAGGTCACGCTGTCCGGCGTCTACGCCGCGCTCCACCAGCCCGGCGTCCAGCGGGTCGAGCTGTTCAGCCCATTGGCCACCATCACGACGACCCGCAAGCAAGCGCCCTACTGTGCCGGCATCGAGCTGACCAGCGAGGTGGCCAATGGTTAA
- a CDS encoding phage baseplate assembly protein V, whose amino-acid sequence MNNAAELLRLIENVIRLGSVAQVDHKSARVRIKSGELLTAWVPWITARAGATRDWSPPTVGEQCVLFSPGGDTANAFAMASLFQLSAPPPSHDPGVISRLFPDGGLIEYDHARQVVRINLPGSIEIHAPGGTQWHGNIAHTGNLTRKGSDTQTGGTKTHNGKNVGSDHTHGGIQPGPGNTGAPN is encoded by the coding sequence ATGAACAACGCCGCCGAACTACTCCGCCTGATTGAAAACGTTATCCGCTTGGGCTCTGTTGCCCAAGTCGATCACAAAAGCGCCCGTGTGCGCATCAAATCCGGCGAGCTACTGACCGCGTGGGTGCCATGGATCACCGCCCGCGCCGGAGCTACACGCGATTGGAGCCCGCCCACAGTAGGTGAACAGTGCGTGCTTTTCTCGCCCGGCGGCGACACAGCCAACGCCTTCGCCATGGCTAGCCTGTTTCAGCTCAGCGCGCCGCCGCCCAGCCACGACCCCGGCGTCATCAGCCGCCTGTTTCCCGATGGTGGCCTGATCGAATACGACCACGCCCGCCAGGTCGTGCGCATCAACCTACCCGGCTCGATCGAGATCCACGCCCCCGGCGGCACCCAGTGGCACGGCAACATCGCCCACACCGGCAACCTGACACGCAAAGGCAGCGATACCCAAACCGGCGGCACGAAAACCCACAACGGCAAAAACGTCGGCAGCGACCACACCCACGGCGGCATTCAGCCCGGCCCCGGAAATACAGGAGCGCCCAACTAA
- a CDS encoding phage tail protein I, giving the protein MVNHLLPPNATPQERAVSETLSRPDTITVPIRELWRPQECPERLLPWLAWAMSVDEWDAEWSEQQKRNAIDAAVYLHRHKGTAAAVQRAVDLVFDDAEVQEWFDYGGEPFHFRVVSEGAFTSSRDYQRLTRLIESSKNARSWLEAIVIRSRLESGVTVATVTAQGNHTRMGPRPATPQSAPQTVRVAAVQHAAARYRIAPWQLRLSTADAMGIHATAFHDYRHTTIRG; this is encoded by the coding sequence ATGGTTAACCACCTGTTACCGCCCAACGCGACGCCCCAGGAACGGGCGGTGAGTGAAACGCTCAGCCGCCCCGATACGATTACCGTGCCCATCCGCGAACTCTGGCGGCCGCAGGAATGCCCTGAACGGCTTCTGCCGTGGCTCGCTTGGGCAATGTCGGTCGATGAATGGGACGCAGAGTGGAGCGAACAGCAAAAGCGCAACGCCATCGATGCCGCGGTTTACCTGCACCGTCACAAGGGCACCGCCGCTGCGGTCCAGCGCGCGGTCGATCTCGTTTTCGATGATGCCGAAGTGCAGGAGTGGTTCGACTACGGCGGCGAGCCCTTCCACTTTCGCGTCGTCAGCGAAGGTGCGTTCACAAGCTCGCGCGACTACCAGCGCCTGACTCGCCTGATCGAGTCATCGAAGAACGCGCGTAGCTGGCTGGAGGCCATCGTCATTCGCAGCCGTCTCGAATCGGGTGTCACGGTGGCCACCGTCACGGCCCAGGGCAACCACACCCGCATGGGGCCACGCCCGGCAACGCCGCAAAGCGCGCCCCAAACGGTAAGAGTGGCCGCCGTCCAGCACGCCGCCGCCCGGTACCGCATCGCCCCTTGGCAACTGCGCCTGAGTACAGCCGACGCGATGGGCATCCACGCCACCGCCTTCCACGACTACCGCCACACCACCATACGAGGTTAA
- a CDS encoding GPW/gp25 family protein: MPGMNATTGQHLDGLDHIRQSVADIITTPIGSRVMRRDYGSLVPELLDRPMSDALLMQVYAATVIAVSRWEPRIKITGTRRIVSTQQPGAATLELLGKTPDGEPLNVGVPVA; encoded by the coding sequence ATGCCCGGCATGAACGCCACCACTGGCCAGCACCTCGACGGCCTCGACCACATCCGCCAAAGCGTCGCCGACATTATCACCACACCCATCGGCTCACGCGTCATGCGCCGCGACTACGGCAGCCTCGTCCCCGAGCTGCTTGATCGCCCCATGAGCGACGCGCTCTTGATGCAGGTTTACGCCGCCACCGTTATCGCCGTGAGCCGCTGGGAACCCCGTATCAAAATCACCGGTACCCGCCGAATCGTCAGCACCCAACAGCCCGGCGCCGCCACGCTCGAGCTGTTGGGGAAAACCCCCGACGGCGAGCCGCTCAACGTAGGAGTACCGGTCGCATGA